In Planococcus versutus, the DNA window CCAAAAATGCAGACGCTATCATCACTTTTGAAGCGATAAAGTAAAAAAACCGAGGCAGAAGTTCTGTCTCGGTTTTTTTATGGTTAAGCCCAATGATTTTTGCGCTTTTGTCATCTCCTATTTAACTCCACCGCATCCCAAATCAGCAGCTTCAACTCATCAACTCGAATTTCATCAGTTCGATTTAGTCGCACATGACGCATTTTATGGCCATCACCTTCGAGCAAGTTGGATTCGTCACGCAGTTCTGCGCCTCGGTAGAAGCCAAAGTTAACATGGCCTTTAGCCGTTTGCATATAGCAGACGAGGCCTTCTTTGGCGTAACTCGGATTGGACCATTTAAAGCCTTCGTCCATTTCCGGATACGCTTCAAACACCAGGTTGCGAAGCTTTGAGACAATTTCTTGCTCTGGATTTTCTAAACCTTCGATA includes these proteins:
- a CDS encoding DUF1801 domain-containing protein: MHPVKDPQVDEFIEGLENPEQEIVSKLRNLVFEAYPEMDEGFKWSNPSYAKEGLVCYMQTAKGHVNFGFYRGAELRDESNLLEGDGHKMRHVRLNRTDEIRVDELKLLIWDAVELNRR